The nucleotide window TACcgtgggctggcctggaacttgtcaaggatgaccttgaactcctgatcctgctgcctctaccAAGTGGATGTCAAGGTTTACATGCAGATTTACACATGCTGCGGTTGACCCCAGGGCTTCGTGCAGGCTAGGCAGGCAGGCAATCCTACCTACTGAGCTACGTCTCCAGCCCTGAGATGGATTAGAATGTTCTGTAAtgtgttagggttttgttttgttttgtgtgtttttttttttttttttttgaggcagggtctcatgtggcccaggctggctttgaacttgtcaTATAGGCAAGAATGACTTgggacttctgatcctcctgctcccacctcccAAATGCCGCCCTTACAGGTGCACCTACCACTCCCACATTCATTCTGGTTCTTTTCACTGTTATTGTCAATGTTATCCTCTCATGAAATAAGAGCTGATGTGACAGCTCACTGGCGGAGAAGCTGAACAACCTGTTTGGCTCCCAAGACTCTCATGTGGAAAGAACTGACCCTTgaaagttggcctctgacctctggatgcactctgacctccacatatctCACAGATCTCTGCATGCCATGGcgtgtgctcatgtgcacacacacatatacacgcacgcacacacacacactaaataaataaacgtaaTAGGTTTAAACAttagggctggagatggctcagcggttgagagcactggctgctcttccataggacccgggttcaattcccagcacccgaatgggagctcacaactgtctgcaactccagtgccaagagttctgacaccctcacacaggcttACAtgaagcaaaacaccaatgaacacaaaataaaaaataatttatataaaaattgataaatattgaatgaataCCTATGACGCCGTTAGGGTTCATCCTCGTGCTTGGAGTTGGGTATCCAGTGAGCAGAGGGGGAGGCAGTAAAGAGGCCACTGTGATCGGAAcaggggatctgaactcgggttgTGTTTTGTCTAGTAGAAAGTGCAGAGACGTGACGGTGACTGGCGTCTGTAATTCCTACCCTTGGGAGGCTAAGACAcaaggatcacaagtttgaggctggTCCAGCctgtacagagcaagtttcaggccagcctgggaaataGAATGTCTCAAAAGGGCTGGGGCCGGGGAAGGCACTGGGAATGTCACCTCCTGAACCGGTCAAGTTTCCAGAGAGGCGGAGAACGGCTCTCCTTAGGGAAAGAGGAATGTTCAGAATGGGGTGAGATGGTGGTGGTCTTCCCTGATAGTTAGAGACCAAGCAGGCAGAGCTGGGGCGCTTGGGCCAGGACCTCACGCATGCTAGACAGTCtttcttccactgagctacacatCCGCAGCTCAGATAGGCTGTTTTTATAAAAAGAGCAGCCAGGCTCATCGACGGATGCTGAGTCTGATCGTCGatgagcctgatggcctgagtttgattcccagacccTACACGGGTACAAAGATAGAACGGACGCCAGcaaattgacctctgacctctgtgtgcatgcatggtgtGTTGTAGGCAGTGCTGGCTCAAAGTTTGGGGGTCTGCCCTCGAGctgtttattttaggcatatttaaacAGCACAGTCTGGTGGAAACCCTTCTTGTGGTGATTAACTCAATCCTGAGTGCACAACAAAGCATGCCTAAATCTCTCTGAGGAACGAAGTAGGCCAAATACAGATCAGACGTGAGTACATGGAAACTCTTTGTGAAGTCCACGTGATGCGCTCCGTATAGGACTCTATAGgttgactgagaaaaacaagtCTGTGAAGGTGGGCTGGACCTTTGTCCAGCCACACAGAACAAAGGTCACCGGGCTGGAAAGCATGTCTACTCCAGCCTTCCCTGCGGGAAACAAGCTTTCCACTTCTTCCCTTGAAGGAACAACCCTGTGTGATTCACTGGGTTCCCCTAGCGCATGTCTGTGAACACAAAGAccctacaataaataaataaatataataaaagcaataatCTGTAAGGGATGGAATTTCTCTCATTTGGTTAGAGTTTTTTCGtaagcataaaaacaaaaaataagtttcCCTCCCTTTTAGCCATGTAACAAATGAGTTCTGATACCACCATTTTGAAAACCATAGTTCATACCCTTAAGCTGTTCCAGTAGTTTGTTCTTGTCGTTATTAATTATTTTTGCTCAATCTCACCtgcttattttgtgtgttttttttttcttgttgaattATTTACATACAGTGAGGTGCTTGGCCTTAAATGCACCATTTAGTTCTGACCCAAATATGCATTCTTATAGCCCACactcattttcattttacttGAAAAATCTTGAAATCCTCTTAAGTGATGAACATTTATGGTCAAAAGCAGATTTTTGGAAGGAATCCTCTATTTAGCACACCAACCTGTCCCCTCCGCCTCCCAAGAGAAAATTCTCCTGTGTTCACCAATGACCTCAGAGGACTTAGAGTCCTGAGAGTAGTTTGTAATCCCAGATTTCTGAAACCTAACAGAGAGATTTGTGTGATCTGAAAACAAGGGGAGATTAAGTGCAGAATTTGATTCCgacaacagaaagaaacaagcagAGATGAGGCCAGTCCCAGGGAATTAATCCAGGCTCCACAGTGTAAACGCCGGGCAGCCTTGCAAGACTCCAGCAGCCAGGAGCAGTCTCCCAGGGAGCCAGCTAGCTACACATCATTAAACAGCCATGTTTTGAGAGAGGCAGACCTATGAACATGCTGGAACGTGGCCCTTCACCCTGCTAACCTCCTTTGTGGGTTCTCCTGACCTTCCCCTTCTGGACTGATGCCGTGGTCCGGCCAGccccctcttcctcatctctgtGCCCTGCATCATGAGGAGGTCTCTTCTCACCTGCTGGGTTATACAGTCAAATGGCTGAACAACATGTAATTACTTAACGGTTATAATATGGCTAACGCCTAAAGGTGCAGGCAAGGCTTCATGGGAAATTACTTTGAAAGCTACAGAGGTACGTATAGTCCAGAGGGTTATCTGAAATAGATTTCTCTGTGGCATGGTGGCGCATGGTGAGTACATCTTCATGACATCTCACCATGGGTGAGGTGAGTCactttctttctccacagccaCCCTCGGCTACACCTTAATGATAGGTTAGCAGTGTCCCTAAGTCTGAACTAGATTACTTCATTAAGTCCGCATGACGTCCTGTCAGactttaataaaacaaaacaaaaccaaaaaacaacacaaagaagCTAATTGAGATGTAGTTCATGACTGTAACcacagctctcaggaggctgaggcagggagatagCTACAAGTCTGAGATCAGGCTGAGCTGTAATTCAGGCCAGCTTACCTAAGGTATGAAATAGTCTCAAAACAATGAAACAGTGGATGACATGGCTAGgcagataaaggctcttttttttaaagatatatttctttaatgtgtatttatttctttttatgtatatgtatagttCTTTTATGTATCTTCACAAacaccttcatgccagaagaggacatcagatctcattatagatggttgtgagccaccatgtggttgctgggaattgaactcaggacctctggaagaacagtgttcttaaccactgagctatctcttcagcccaaggacttctttttcatatataattttattttatgtgcatcagtgtttttggctgtgtgtgtgtgtgagagagagagagagagagagagagagagagagagagagggtgtcagatcccctgaaagtggagttacagacagttgtgacctgccatggctgctgggaattgaacccaggtcttctgtaagagcagccagtgctcttaaccactgagtcatctctccagcccccagataaAGGTTCTTGCCTCCAGACCTGACAGACTGAGCTCAATGGCCAGGATCCACATAGTGGAGAGAGTGAACACCTTCagcctgacctctgacctccatgtgtgcccCCTGGCATGTGTTGTgtcccctttaaaaaaaattagtaaaatgtGGGGTTGGAGAGCTGACTCAGCAGTGAAGAACACTTGTTGTTTTTGTAGCGGGACCCAGACTTGATACCCAGctctcacatggtggctcacaaccatctaactcCAGCTCTATCAGACCTGATGACacccctgacctccacagattcctgtatgtgtgtggtgcacacacacatgcacagagagagagagtaaataaatttttaaatgtaagaaaACAGTACCCATGAAGAAATACATGATATCCGCTTGCTTTTTATCTCCAGGGCTCGGCGCACAGTGGGCGTGCATTAATGCTTTGTTGCTGGGTTTTGTGCCTCTTGGTGACGACATTTTATTGGCCTTTTGGGAACCGAACTCTTGACATTTAGAAGCATGAACTGGCCTGTGATGGccgagctacctctccagcccttcactGGCCTTTTGGGAGAATGATGCTGTCATGCTGGAGCCAGCAGGCTGCTGTCCCTTTGTCAACTATTCTTGGCCTCCGCACACCTTATCCTGTGCTTCTTGTACACAGTGATGAAAACCTGGCCTACTGAGCACCACATGGAGGTCCAAGCCATAGACACCGATGCTTGGATCATATTTGATGTTCAAATGACTGTCTTCCTAGGTCTCCAAACCAAAGTTTCCAGGGTCTTATTAGTCCTCCCAACTCATACTCTGAACCTTTGGACCCTTCGCTAGgatttcttcctcctccagccCACCCCTGTGCAGTGAAAGCAGCAAGCTTTTCATCTCTCCTGCTGCCAGATGATCCAGCTTTAGAGAACATGGGGGTCTGGCCCAGGAGCCGCcagggtctgtctgtctgcactcgcctccacacagacactgggacaGAATCCCTGCACTGTCCTCTTCACTCTGATCCGCCCTGATGGAGAGCATTCGTTACCTTCAATTGGATGAGCAAATCTGGTTGATCTGGTCCTCTTGTCTTTCTAGCACACTTTTCCCCAAAAcagctgcattaaaaaaaaaaaaaagcaaacaaacagtcAGTCCTGCTAGCATTATACCCCACACCAGCATCTTCAAGGGTCCTCCACTGCTTATGACATAAAGTTCAAACTCTCCAGTGTCACATTCCAGATCTTTCACAGTCTGGTTCCAACTACCTTTCCTGGCCGTGTCACCCTtattctcccctcctcctcaacTGCCAGGCACTTCCCCAAGTGCACTCAGCGGTCCAGGCACGCACACTCGCTGTTCCCTCTGTGTGGACAGACCTTCCCCTGACACTCTTCATTCAATTGATAGAATTCACCTGCCCTTCAAAAAAGCAACTTAAATGTCACTTCCCTCTGCAGCCATCAGTATCTCCCTGAAGGTTCGGTTTGAAGATTCCACAGAACCCAGGCTGTAATTTCCGAATTGCCTTCTTCCCCTTGTATTATGGTTGGCTTtctcctctgttttgttttgtgtgtgtgtgtgtgtgtgtgtgtgtgtgtgtgtgtgtgcgtgtgtgtgtgctcatgtgtgcgcgcgcactcgagtgtgcatgtgtgtgtgtgtgtgtgtgtgtgtgtttcaggctggtcttgaactctcttTGTGGCCAAGGATGATTTTGAACTCCAGgtcccccagagtgctgggattgccacCCTGCCTGGTGGGATCTTAGCATTCTTTAAACATCTCATGGATCTTACCTCTTCCTACCGCCTCCACCACCTGTCACCCCAGTCCCAGCCATCATCACCTCTCACCTGAATGTCAGGACAACACCTGCCGGCTGCCTCACTTCCACACTCCCCACCCACAGTGATGAAGCTGCGTTATAAACAACGCCGTGGTCCAAGGTGTGTCCGACCCCTGCGTTTCCTTCCACCAGGCTTCCTTGCCTCGCGGCTTCTTAAGCACAGCACGCTCTCTTCTCCTCCAGATATTgaatctctcctctcttttcccagATGGATATGTAACTTGCTCTTTTACTTCGTTTTgttttctgataaaaaaaaaaaaatctcaatgcaGAGATGCCTTCTCTAATAGCTGTCCAAACTGGCACCGTTTGGTCTGGGGCATAGGGCCTTGGCAGAGCCCTTGCCAAGCACATGCTGGGCCCAGGCTCAAACCCTTGCACAGCTTAACAAACGAACAAGTGCTTGTCGAGTGAATGGGCGCGTCTTTGCACAGCAGGTGCACAGCGCAACACCTGGTTGCTTACGTATGTACTGGATACCGAGCAAGTTCACAAATTTTACAAATGAGATGGGATTCCAGCCCACATCCAGGATTATCGGGGATGTGAATGCAGATGTCTCATCCATTTATTCTGTGAGCATAATTCTGATTTACTTAATTTGTATTAATAACTGTAGGTGAGATAATCAGCTTCTTCAGGTTTCCAAAGTGAGTGGCTGACAGAGTTCTTTCTCAAGAGTGTTGAGGCTTCAGAAAGGTTAGGGAGGGGCACGGCAGGGATTTAGAGTCAGCCCTTGCTGCTTATCGGAATCCTGAGGGATTGCGCCCAGTTCTTCATCTCCTGAGCTTTCTGTTGCATGTACATTGTCTTTAATCTTCCAAATGCTGTTACTCTGAGGTCTGGAGCAGGTTAGTTGTGGCCCAAGGGTAGGTTCTGTAGACCCTGCATTTCCCAGCAGTTACTCCAAGAGTTCTTAGGGTTACAGTGCCCCCACttctatttatttagttattttggtttttcgagacaggtttctctgcaCAGCTTTGGTTGCCCAGGACTTGCtttataggccaggctgacctcagattcacagagatcctcctgcctctggctcctgagacctgggattacaggcgtgtgccactgtacccGGCTACAGTCCCCTCTTACCCCCTGCCCCATGCCACCATATTGGTGGCTAAGACCCTGAGGCGCTTTGATGAGGTAATTCTGTCCCTCACATGAAGTGAACTGCGAATAAACTCAAAATTTTTCCCctgtttattttggttctgtgCAATTATTTTCCCtgggatattattattattattagtttgttttgtgtttatctACTCGCTTGCCTGCTTGCTTTGAGAcatgtctcactatgtagctctgactggcctgtAAGTCTCTCTGTAGACTATgatggcctcacagagatctgcctgcctctgagtgctgggattaaagtcatgcaccaccacttTGCCtggttccttttattttatttttctcttatgacAAAGTTTCATGTAGCCCATACTGGCCTGAAACTCCTTATTCTAATCCTCCTGGTTGCAATTCCCaagggattacagacatgtgccaccacacccagattttttCCCCCCAAGGGTAGGAGTACTTGAACAAgctagcccaagctggcctcaagttcatAGCAATCCTGCCGCCTCATccttccaagggctgggatttcaggcattcGACACCACACCCaaatccatctttctttcttgcaCATGCGTAAATAAAAGTACACTATTCGGAAAAGAAAGTCCTGGAAACCGGTGTAATTTGGGGAGCCTGCCCATCTATCCTAATAAGGCTGCAAAGTGGGCAAAGTAGGGAGCCGTCCCCACCTCCAAATCCTAACTCTTCTATACTAAACACCAGTGGTAGAAAGGGCCTCAGGAGGTGCAGAGTGAAGAGACCTGGCTAACGGCGCGTGGGTCCTGTCCGAGCTCCTGCTCAGGTCTTCTGTATGCACCATGTCTTCTGATGTCACCAAGAACTTAATTTGGAAGAATGATTTGCATTTCACAGAAGAGTGAAAGCAGGCTCAGGGAAGTTGATGACACTGGCCCAAGGTACCCAGATGGCAAGCTGCAGAGCCGGGATCTGGGACTGAAAGCAGCCCAGTGTGACTTCCTGGCTGCCTACCAAGGGCAGAAGTCTCTCTAAGGCTAGAAGGGCAGGGGCGGCAGGGTGGAGAAGCAAGCACAGCAAATGGGTTCTACCTGGAACTCGATCACCACCAGGCGCTTCAGGACAGGTAAAGCAGCCAGATGCCACCTGGCTCCTCTTCTGTCGTGACAACTGTAAATTCTGTGGCCGGCTTGCCCGGGCAGTTCTGGTCCCGCTGCACCGTGTGGAAGGTGGATGAAATGATGCACAGATGCATTCTTTCTAGCATTGTCCTTCCAGGTCATCCGGCTCCTGCGTTTGGGTGGTGTTACAGAGTGCCCTGCATCCTTGCTGAGTCTCTAGCGTCCTGCACTTCTTGGATCTTATTGCCAAAGTTGCTCTCCCTGGGAAGTGCACCCTTGCTTGAATTTGGGAGCGACTGGCCGATCCCGGACACCGAGGGCTCCTCCGGGCGTGATGATGAGGGGGCTCCGCCGGGCTCCGTGGGGGAGGTTGGCCGGCCCCCTCCCTGGTGCTCGTGCTCGGTGCCGCAGCGCCCCCTCGGCCACCAGAGGCGCCCGGAAGCGGGACTCCCCGAGCGCGGGGCGGGGCGAGGGGCGGGGCGCGGCGGCACCTGGGCTGCGGGAGAGCCGGGGGTGGGCTCTCGGGGGACAGCAGGCTGCCCCCCCAGATCCGCAGCGCCGGCCGCCGGGAGCTCGGGGCTCCGGGCGCAGAGGCTGCGCTGTCACATGGGCGGCGGCGACGGGGCCGCATTTAAGCGGCCAGGGGACGGCGCCCGCCTGCAGCGCGTCCTCGGGCTCGGCTCCCGCCGGGCGCCCCGCTCCCTGCCCTCCGGGGGCCCCGCGCCACCCCCGCCGGGCCATGCGAGCGCGGGCCCCGCCGCGATGAGCTCGCACATCGCCAAGAGCGAGTCGAAGACGTCGCTGCTcaaggcggcggcggcggcgagcggGGGCAGCCGGGCTCCCCGCCACGGCTCCGCGCGGGACCCCGGGCTGCGTGGCCGCCGGCTGCCCGGTCCCTGCTCCggctcgccgccgccgccgccgtgcGGGGACCCCAGCTCGCGGAGGCCCCTGTGCCGGCCGGTGCCGCGCGACGAGGGTGCGCGCGGGAGCCGGCGTGGGCTGCCCCAGGCTCCCTGCAGGCCCCGGGAGGCGCTGCCGCCGGCCCGCGGGCGCGGTGGGGGGGGACGGGGGCTGGCGCCGGCGCTCGCCCTGCGGGGCTCCCTGCGGTCGCGGGGGCGCGGAGACCCGGCTCCCGCTGGCGCCCCCGAGACGGACCCGTTCCTCCACCGCCTGCGCCCCATGCTCAGCTCCGCCTTCGGCCAGGTAAGGGCCGCGCCCCTCGCCCGCGCCCCGGGCGCCGGCGCTCGGGACCCCGCGGCGGCGGCGCGTGCCTGACCCTGCTCGCTCCGCCCGGCCGGTCGGGGCGCACCTCGGCGCATCCTGTCCTCCCGCGGCCCTGGCGCTCCGCCACCCCCGGGTCTGATTCAGCACCCTGTGCGCTGTCCGCGCTCCGGGCCTCCTCCCGGCCGCCGCTCGGCGGAGCCAGCCTCGCACCTGCAGGAGCGACCTCCGCTCGTCCTGGGGAGATTTGCCGGGGTCGTGAGCGACGCCTGcctgctctcctgccctctgGCGACCCGAAGAGCGAAAGGGCTTGGGGTCTGggcggcggggggtggggtggggatgctGGAGTTCACTGACTGGCTCGTATCGCACTCACCGTTACCTAGAGTGTCCTCAGGGTCTGGGAAAAGTTAGGGGACGAGAaagctggggaggagggagatgtcTGGGCAGGCGTGGAGGGCCTGTCCAGAGTACGGCTCCCTCCGGAACTTCGGAGTTCtgaggaagatggttttccagGCATGCCGTCCGGGTGGCTGTGAGGCCACTGCGGGGTGAGACCCCGAAAACCCAAGCCTGGGTCGGTGCGCGTTCTAGGGTCAGGAAGGCCACTCGGAGGTCACGAGGGACTCCTATTGTTCCTCGCAGGCCTTTGCCCGCAGGGATTAAAAGTCAGCCAGGCCTTTGCAGACAGCTTCGTTGCGCGGTTCGAGGCTACAGTTGTGGGGTTGGGTCGCTGGGGAGACAAGGACCCGTGAACTTCTGGGCAAAACCAGGGTTTCCTGGGGGCCCCTCACTGACTCGAACTCGCGGAGTCAGTCCCGCAGAGGCGCGGCGAGAATGCCAGCTGGCTTCACacgcggggtggggggtggggggcgctGAGCGTTTCTGTGGGGGCATCTAGCGCCAAAGACAGCGCCTGGGGCTCCCGGCCGCCTGTGCGGGGTCGGCACTCGGAGGAGGCCGTGCGTGCTCCGCTCTGCCTCCCATCTGCTCGGTCCTCCCCGGAGCGCTGCTCCGCAGTGGCTGACGCAGGTGGGGCCCCGCCGAGCCGGCAGCCGCCCGTGCATGCGGCTTGCACGGGACTGCTGCCGGGATGGGGTGACTGGCCCCCGGCTTTGTTCCCGGGGGAAGCCCTGTCGGCGGTCCACGGAGGGGGCCGGGGGCAGTGCCCTTCAGCTGGAGGAGTTAGGGGTTCGGAGGCAGAGAGCCCCGCGAGAGGCAGCCTGGCTAGGTGCCGAGGGGCATGTTCACTGCGGTGGTGTGTGTTACCGGGAGCCGAAGCAGGCTAGGCTTGGCCTGTGGGTCTGGACCGGATTGTGACCTGAATGCTGTGTtgtgagttgggggtgggggcgaAGGTCGTGATTCACTCAGTTACCAAGCGTTTCTTGAACACCCAGGCCGTGGTGAGGCCGCAGGAAGGGAGCAGTGAGAAGGTAGTCGAGATTCGGGCTGTTTTGGAGTCCATGGCCCAGCAGTTTGGAAGACTGATTATTCAGTTTGCCAGTGATCTGGGGAAAGGACCCTCGCTCCCTCCTCTCGCAGAATCTGCCTGCACCGGGCCCTGTTCTGAACTCAGAGCCCTCAGCTCACGCGCTGGTCAATCGTTCCCGCTTCCCAGTCAAGTGGAGGCTGTTCTCCAGCCCCGTGTTCTGAAATGTCGCGGGGTCACTGGAGTCACGAGGAGCTGGAAGGTCCCATGAAATATTTAGTACCTCCTCTGGAAGCTCCTGTCTCTCAGAgctgcagcctttttttttttttttctccccctcagCACAGTCTGAGTTTCCCGGTGACACCTCCAAGAGATCCGTGTGAACAGCAAAGCACAGCGACCTAGGACCACAGAAGCAGTCTGGGGTCCGAGCCCCAGTCTCCCGTGACAGGGCGGAATTAGTCTTTCCTTGCCATCTTCTTTCTGCATCGGACATTCTGTCCTTTGAGACAGGGCGGGGACTAAGAGAAGGCAAAACCGGGTCCCGAATACAGAAAAATTTAGATGAACCCACTTAGggcaaaatgaattttgtttatacCTCTTCTCActctcactcattcattcatctatctatctgttttttactttaaaaaaaaaaaacaaaccttaggCGAATTGCTTTATCTCATCAAGGCTTTTAGTTGCTTGGAAAAAAAGAGATCACTTACAGTATGTCAGAGAGAATTTGGGAGATTACATGATTTACACATGCAGATCTGCAGAGTTTGGTCTGCTGTGGGCCACAGAGCTAGGGCTGTATCTGTGTGATGAAGATGAACATACAGTGCTGCATTCTTTGTGTTTGTAATATAGCAGCAGAGAGCATCAGGATTGGGCACACCAGAAGTATCAAGATAGAGCCTGCACACTTGGGGAAATGGAAATTAAGATTCCTCCAGGGAGAGCCAGGcgcttctctgctgcctgcaggGAGACAGTGTGACTTCCCCGGCTGAGGTGTGGCGTGGTGGCTGAGGGATCCCGAGCTTCCACCTCTGTCACTGTGTATCTCTGTGACCTTGGCGCCACTTTCTCTCTGTGGCCTTGGTTTCTTCATCCAGAAATGAGACTGAGAAAAGCTACCTTGCAGGGTTGTGACGAGGCTCACACAAGATTAAGGATACCAGAGGCCTGTCTCATAGTGAGTGCTGGCCTAAAGGGCAGCCTGTGTTAATGTGCCTGTGCTCATTAATAGTCATTAATAAACGCTGTGTAAGGGGAGCTGCCTTCGTGCTGGCTGAAGAAGGCTTTTAGGTGAAAGGGCTCGGAGCTCAATGTCAGCGAACTGTCCCTAGCTCCGCCAGCTAAGGGCATGTCCCCCAGCTGCCTGGGCGACTGTGTGGTGTGAGAGATGACCTTGAGTTAGCAAGACGTGGGCATCTGGGTCTTGGGAGGTGATGGTGTGAACACAACTTCTGCTCTCACTCTAAGCAAATGCAAACAGGACCCCCTCCCACAGCCCAGTGTCCTTACAAGACACAAAAGGGAGCACAGTATTCATGAGTGAATGAGTGACTGATGTCACCTGTGTGTGGGCTACTCGTGTCTCCTCTCCTGTGGTATGATGAAGAGACAGGCCATGGCCGTGATGGTACGGATCGTATAGGTTCAGCCACATGGAGCCTGTGTtttgaaaatgagaaatgaattcCTGCCCCACCAGCCCTTTTCTGATGCCTCTCCTATAAGGCCTGGGATGAGGTCAGCTTGTGGTTTGCGTCAGTCATGGATGATAGATGTGGCTGAGTCAGTTGGATGAGCATCCTCCTGGGTGTCTGTCTAGATG belongs to Meriones unguiculatus strain TT.TT164.6M chromosome 4, Bangor_MerUng_6.1, whole genome shotgun sequence and includes:
- the Cabp1 gene encoding calcium-binding protein 1 isoform X2, yielding MGGGDGAAFKRPGDGARLQRVLGLGSRRAPRSLPSGGPAPPPPGHASAGPAAMSSHIAKSESKTSLLKAAAAASGGSRAPRHGSARDPGLRGRRLPGPCSGSPPPPPCGDPSSRRPLCRPVPRDEGARGSRRGLPQAPCRPREALPPARGRGGGGRGLAPALALRGSLRSRGRGDPAPAGAPETDPFLHRLRPMLSSAFGQDRSLRPEEIEELREAFREFDKDKDGYINCRDLGNCMRTMGYMPTEMELIELSQQINMNLGGHVDFDDFVELMGPKLLAETADMIGVKELRDAFREFDTNGDGEISTSELREAMRKLLGHQVGHRDIEEIIRDVDLNGDGRVDFEEFVRMMSR